The following are encoded together in the Cyanobacterium aponinum PCC 10605 genome:
- the pth gene encoding aminoacyl-tRNA hydrolase, with protein MNEKKLVIPEVIIGLGNPEKKYEQTRHNIGFEVVDFLADKWGGSLQKNTKFNALFCEVVTPNRQKIKLVKPLTYMNKSGQSVRAVLDWYKLTRESILVVYDDMDLEFGRIRLRLSGSAGGHNGMKSIISHVGGQDFPRFRIGIGKSGHKDATIGHVLGKFSAEERKEMNSLMLLVYDAIASSLTDGVEKTMSLYNKKSII; from the coding sequence ATGAATGAAAAAAAATTGGTTATTCCCGAAGTTATTATTGGTTTAGGAAATCCTGAAAAAAAATACGAACAAACTAGGCATAATATCGGCTTTGAAGTAGTGGATTTTTTAGCGGATAAATGGGGGGGAAGTTTGCAAAAAAATACGAAATTTAATGCTTTATTTTGTGAAGTTGTTACTCCCAATCGGCAGAAAATTAAGCTAGTTAAACCTTTAACTTATATGAATAAATCGGGGCAGTCGGTGAGGGCGGTTTTAGACTGGTATAAGCTGACTAGAGAATCCATTTTAGTGGTTTATGATGATATGGATTTGGAGTTTGGTAGAATTAGATTGCGTTTATCTGGTTCTGCAGGAGGGCATAATGGGATGAAATCGATTATTTCTCATGTAGGAGGTCAGGATTTTCCTCGTTTTCGCATTGGTATTGGAAAATCTGGTCATAAAGACGCTACTATTGGTCATGTTTTAGGCAAGTTTTCCGCCGAAGAAAGAAAGGAAATGAATAGTTTAATGTTGTTAGTATATGATGCGATCGCATCTAGTTTAACAGATGGTGTTGAAAAAACTATGAGTCTTTATAATAAAAAATCAATTATTTAA
- the tsf gene encoding translation elongation factor Ts: protein MAEISAKLVKELRDKTNAGMMDCKKALAENDGDMAKAMEWLRQKGITSAEKKSGRVAAEGIVESYIHTGGRIGVLVEVNCETDFVARREDFQALAKNIAMQIAACPNVEYIKISDIPEDVVAKEKEIEMGREDLASKPENIREKIVDGRINKRLGEMCLLSQPYIRDQGITVEELITQQIAKIGENIQVRRFQRFILGEGIEKEETNFAEEVAAQAGMK, encoded by the coding sequence ATGGCAGAAATAAGCGCAAAACTGGTAAAAGAATTAAGAGATAAGACTAATGCAGGGATGATGGATTGTAAAAAAGCCCTTGCAGAAAATGATGGTGATATGGCTAAAGCCATGGAATGGTTACGCCAAAAAGGTATTACTTCTGCGGAGAAAAAATCTGGTAGAGTTGCCGCTGAGGGTATTGTAGAAAGCTACATTCACACTGGTGGTAGAATCGGAGTTTTAGTAGAAGTTAACTGCGAAACCGACTTCGTTGCCCGTCGTGAAGATTTCCAAGCCTTAGCGAAAAACATTGCGATGCAAATTGCGGCTTGTCCTAATGTTGAATATATTAAAATTAGTGACATTCCTGAAGATGTAGTTGCTAAGGAAAAAGAAATTGAAATGGGTAGAGAAGACTTAGCAAGTAAGCCTGAAAATATCCGTGAAAAAATTGTTGACGGTAGAATTAATAAGCGTTTAGGTGAAATGTGTTTGCTTTCTCAGCCTTACATCAGAGACCAAGGTATTACCGTAGAGGAATTAATCACCCAGCAAATTGCGAAAATCGGTGAAAATATCCAAGTGCGTCGTTTCCAACGCTTTATCTTAGGTGAGGGCATTGAGAAAGAAGAAACTAATTTTGCTGAGGAAGTTGCCGCTCAAGCTGGTATGAAGTAA
- the rpsB gene encoding 30S ribosomal protein S2, protein MSVVSLKELLDSGVHFGHQTRRWNPKMSPYIYTARNGVHIIDLVQTAQLLEEAYAYLKKAAENGKKVLFVGTKRQAAGIIAQEAARCGAFYINQRWLGGMLTNWETIKSRVGRLKELEELEESGAINLRPKKEASVLRRELTKLQRYLGGIKDMRRVPDIVVIIDIRREHNAVKECEKLGLSVISMLDTNCNPELVDYPIPANDDAIRSIKLIIGKLADAIYEGRYGKAAAEGKLDEFMESVSAEAEYDYDDDEDYDDEDYEDDSDSEGEEE, encoded by the coding sequence ATGTCTGTAGTCAGCTTAAAAGAGCTTTTAGACTCAGGTGTCCACTTTGGGCATCAAACCCGCCGTTGGAATCCAAAAATGTCACCCTACATCTACACTGCTAGAAATGGGGTACATATTATTGATTTAGTGCAAACCGCGCAATTATTAGAAGAGGCTTACGCTTATCTCAAAAAAGCCGCCGAAAACGGTAAAAAAGTTTTATTCGTAGGTACAAAACGTCAAGCCGCAGGAATCATCGCTCAAGAAGCCGCCCGTTGTGGAGCTTTTTATATCAATCAGCGTTGGTTAGGTGGTATGCTAACTAACTGGGAAACCATTAAATCCCGTGTTGGACGTTTAAAAGAATTAGAAGAATTAGAAGAAAGCGGTGCAATTAATTTACGCCCTAAAAAAGAAGCCTCTGTTCTTCGTCGTGAATTAACCAAGTTACAAAGATACCTCGGCGGGATTAAAGATATGCGTCGAGTGCCAGACATTGTAGTAATTATCGACATTCGTAGAGAGCATAATGCCGTTAAAGAATGCGAAAAATTAGGTTTAAGCGTTATCTCCATGTTAGATACTAACTGTAATCCTGAATTGGTAGATTACCCTATTCCTGCTAACGATGACGCTATTCGCTCCATCAAATTAATTATCGGGAAATTAGCCGATGCGATTTATGAAGGGCGTTATGGTAAAGCCGCCGCAGAAGGTAAATTAGATGAGTTTATGGAATCTGTATCTGCGGAAGCTGAATACGACTATGATGATGACGAAGATTATGACGATGAAGATTATGAAGACGATAGCGACTCTGAAGGCGAAGAAGAGTAG
- a CDS encoding DUF1822 family protein: protein MNIINFISDCYANELKIALDENIKRQTWQEVKNLSTEINRHCGYINLLSRKYFIQWLNLVCNINITDTNNIIDYITIWEFINGNAINVNNNRLVLIPTETQDRVSISIPKEWLKIPEWVGSYYVIVGVNLEENYLDFWGYINYDNLQENGETDNLNHTVNLPYECLETDLNLMALEYEYSWENIPQVSPLKCLSPQIQKNLITELENSFFPRLSLDFSDWLSLVSIADARYKLYSHRQSISLGDLLKNKTENILRKGWQSLQDFIKDNFETDFDLKMSPAFRSISPQEGLNVLVKNDNYGQILEILNTIPNWQIRENLQQEFIRVLVDLINNTNDEEILWSSVFALESLQANHSLCSKGYGKLINFNEENKNYGLLINILPRNFGQISIFVRVSVLSNEDNLPESLSLKILDENEDLFQAIISEKGDNTIQYKFWADEGETFKIQVSCNNNYIEDTFKV from the coding sequence ATGAATATCATAAACTTTATTTCCGACTGCTACGCCAATGAATTAAAAATTGCCTTAGATGAAAATATTAAACGTCAAACATGGCAGGAGGTTAAAAATTTAAGTACCGAAATTAATCGTCATTGTGGTTATATTAATCTTCTTTCTCGTAAATATTTTATTCAATGGCTAAATTTAGTTTGTAATATTAATATTACAGACACAAACAACATAATTGACTATATCACTATTTGGGAGTTTATTAATGGTAATGCGATCAATGTGAATAATAATCGCTTAGTTTTAATACCAACGGAAACCCAAGATAGAGTTAGTATTTCTATTCCTAAAGAATGGTTAAAAATTCCTGAATGGGTTGGTAGTTATTATGTGATAGTGGGAGTTAACTTAGAGGAAAATTATTTAGATTTTTGGGGTTATATTAACTACGATAATTTGCAAGAAAATGGGGAAACAGATAATTTAAACCATACAGTTAATTTACCCTATGAATGTTTGGAAACTGACTTAAATTTAATGGCTCTGGAGTATGAATATAGTTGGGAAAATATCCCTCAAGTTTCTCCATTAAAATGTTTATCACCTCAAATACAAAAAAATTTAATTACAGAGTTGGAAAATAGTTTCTTTCCACGTCTTAGTCTTGATTTTAGTGATTGGTTGAGTTTAGTTAGTATTGCTGATGCCCGTTATAAATTATATTCCCATCGTCAAAGTATAAGTTTAGGCGATTTATTGAAAAACAAAACAGAGAATATTTTGAGAAAAGGATGGCAAAGTTTACAAGATTTTATCAAAGATAATTTTGAGACTGATTTCGATTTAAAGATGTCTCCTGCTTTTCGCTCTATTTCACCCCAAGAGGGTTTAAATGTCTTAGTCAAAAATGATAATTATGGACAAATATTAGAAATTTTAAACACTATTCCTAATTGGCAAATAAGGGAAAATTTACAACAGGAATTTATTAGGGTTTTAGTTGACCTAATTAATAATACTAATGACGAAGAAATTCTTTGGAGTAGTGTTTTCGCTTTAGAGTCTTTACAAGCAAATCATTCTTTATGTTCTAAAGGATATGGAAAATTAATCAATTTCAATGAAGAAAATAAAAATTATGGTTTATTAATTAATATTTTACCCAGAAATTTTGGGCAAATTAGTATTTTTGTGAGAGTTTCCGTTTTAAGTAATGAGGATAATTTACCAGAAAGTTTATCTTTGAAAATATTAGATGAAAATGAAGATCTTTTTCAAGCAATTATTAGTGAAAAGGGCGATAATACTATTCAGTATAAATTTTGGGCAGATGAAGGAGAAACTTTTAAGATTCAAGTCAGTTGTAATAATAATTATATAGAAGATACATTCAAGGTATAA
- the groES gene encoding co-chaperone GroES, translated as MAAISINVSTVKPLGDRVFVKVSEAEEKTAGGIYLPDNAKEKPQVGEVVTVGEGKVNDKGERTPVEVKVGDKVLYSKYAGTDIKLGGDDYVLLSEKDILAVVS; from the coding sequence ATGGCAGCTATTTCCATCAATGTATCCACTGTTAAGCCTTTGGGCGATCGCGTCTTTGTCAAAGTAAGTGAAGCAGAAGAAAAAACTGCTGGTGGTATCTACTTACCCGACAACGCCAAAGAAAAACCCCAAGTAGGTGAAGTTGTTACCGTTGGGGAAGGTAAAGTAAATGATAAAGGTGAACGTACCCCTGTGGAAGTTAAAGTAGGCGATAAAGTACTTTACTCCAAATACGCTGGTACTGACATCAAACTCGGTGGCGATGACTATGTTTTACTCTCCGAAAAAGACATTCTCGCTGTAGTTTCCTAG
- the groL gene encoding chaperonin GroEL (60 kDa chaperone family; promotes refolding of misfolded polypeptides especially under stressful conditions; forms two stacked rings of heptamers to form a barrel-shaped 14mer; ends can be capped by GroES; misfolded proteins enter the barrel where they are refolded when GroES binds): protein MAKSIIYNEEARRALEKGIDLLAEAVAVTLGPKGRNVVLEKKFGAPQIVNDGVTIAKEIELEDHIENTGVSLIRQAASKTNDVAGDGTTTATVLAHAIVKEGLRNVAAGANPIALKRGIDKATEHLVAKIAEHARKVEDSKAIAQVGAISAGNDTEVGEMIAQAMDKVGQEGVISLEEGKSMETELEITEGMRFDKGYISPYFVTDTERMECVLDDPYILVTDKKITLVQDLVPVLEQVARQGKPLMIIAEDIEKEALATLVVNRLRGVLNVAAVKAPGFGDRRKQMLEDIAILTGGQLISEDAGLKIDTTTIDQLGKARRISITKDNTTIVAEGNEKEVKARCEQIRRQIEESDSSYDKEKLQERLAKLSGGVAVIKVGAATETEMKDRKLRLEDAINATKAAVEEGIVPGGGTTLAHLAPTLEEWANANLTAEQLTGALIVARALTAPLKRIAENAGQNGAVVAERVKEKDFNTGYDAANNEYVDMFSAGIVDPAKVTRSAIQNAASIAGMVLTTECIVVDKPEKDKPAAPAGAGDFDY, encoded by the coding sequence ATGGCAAAATCTATCATTTACAACGAAGAAGCCCGTCGCGCTCTCGAAAAAGGCATTGACTTATTAGCTGAAGCTGTAGCTGTAACTCTTGGTCCTAAAGGACGTAACGTTGTTTTAGAGAAAAAATTTGGAGCACCTCAAATCGTTAACGACGGTGTAACCATTGCTAAAGAAATCGAATTAGAAGATCACATCGAAAATACTGGTGTTTCTTTAATTCGTCAAGCCGCTTCTAAAACCAACGATGTAGCTGGTGACGGTACTACCACTGCAACCGTATTAGCTCATGCTATTGTTAAAGAAGGTTTACGTAACGTTGCCGCCGGTGCTAACCCCATCGCTTTAAAACGTGGTATCGACAAAGCTACTGAACATTTAGTGGCTAAAATTGCTGAACACGCCCGTAAAGTAGAAGATAGCAAAGCTATTGCCCAAGTAGGTGCAATCTCTGCGGGTAACGATACCGAAGTCGGTGAAATGATTGCTCAAGCAATGGACAAAGTTGGACAAGAAGGAGTTATCTCCCTCGAAGAAGGTAAGTCCATGGAAACTGAACTCGAAATCACCGAGGGTATGCGTTTTGACAAAGGTTACATCTCTCCTTACTTCGTAACCGATACCGAGCGCATGGAGTGTGTTTTAGATGATCCTTACATCTTAGTAACCGACAAAAAAATCACCTTAGTTCAAGATTTAGTACCCGTTTTAGAACAAGTTGCTCGTCAAGGCAAACCTTTAATGATTATTGCTGAAGACATCGAAAAAGAAGCGCTTGCAACCTTAGTTGTTAACCGTCTTCGTGGTGTCTTAAACGTAGCGGCAGTAAAAGCTCCCGGATTTGGCGATCGCCGTAAGCAAATGTTAGAAGATATTGCCATCTTAACTGGTGGACAATTAATCAGCGAAGATGCAGGATTAAAAATTGATACTACCACCATTGATCAATTAGGTAAAGCTCGTCGTATCAGCATCACCAAAGACAACACCACCATCGTTGCCGAAGGAAACGAAAAAGAAGTAAAAGCTCGTTGTGAGCAAATCCGTCGTCAAATTGAAGAATCTGACTCTTCCTACGACAAAGAAAAATTACAAGAGCGTCTCGCTAAATTAAGCGGTGGTGTAGCAGTAATCAAAGTTGGTGCGGCTACCGAAACCGAAATGAAAGATCGTAAATTACGTTTAGAAGATGCTATCAATGCGACTAAAGCCGCAGTGGAAGAAGGTATCGTCCCCGGTGGTGGTACAACCTTAGCACACTTAGCTCCTACTCTCGAAGAATGGGCAAATGCTAATTTAACCGCAGAACAATTAACTGGTGCTTTAATCGTAGCTCGTGCTTTAACCGCTCCTTTAAAAAGAATTGCGGAAAACGCAGGTCAAAATGGTGCTGTTGTAGCTGAAAGAGTTAAAGAAAAAGACTTTAACACTGGTTATGATGCCGCTAACAATGAGTATGTGGATATGTTCTCTGCTGGTATTGTTGACCCTGCTAAAGTAACTCGCTCTGCTATTCAAAACGCAGCTTCGATCGCTGGTATGGTATTAACTACCGAGTGTATCGTAGTTGACAAACCTGAAAAAGACAAACCTGCGGCTCCTGCTGGTGCTGGTGACTTTGACTACTAA
- a CDS encoding histidine phosphatase family protein, protein MSLIIYFLRHGETTASTTGGYCGVLDLDLTPEGYLMAEDFAKAYKSIPWQGIFSSPLTRTIATATPLAKTIGMGIQQRDGLREIAYGNWEGKTPDEVNQLYHDEYVRWLADPGWNAPTGGEKGIDIARRSNEVLEEIERNYPTGNVLIVSHKATIRIMLCSLLGIDIGRYRDRISMPVASVTTVTLTDRGPRLDTLCDRTHLRPELHARKGT, encoded by the coding sequence ATGAGCTTAATTATTTATTTTTTGAGGCACGGAGAAACAACTGCCAGTACGACAGGGGGTTATTGTGGTGTTTTGGATTTAGATTTAACTCCAGAAGGCTATCTTATGGCGGAAGACTTTGCTAAAGCCTATAAAAGCATTCCTTGGCAGGGTATTTTTTCTAGTCCCCTCACAAGGACGATCGCAACTGCTACTCCTTTAGCTAAAACTATCGGTATGGGAATTCAACAACGGGATGGATTGAGGGAAATTGCTTACGGTAATTGGGAGGGAAAAACCCCAGATGAGGTTAATCAACTCTATCACGACGAATATGTGCGTTGGTTAGCAGATCCGGGTTGGAATGCACCGACAGGGGGTGAAAAAGGAATTGATATTGCTCGTCGTAGCAATGAAGTGTTAGAAGAAATTGAACGTAATTACCCTACTGGTAATGTGTTAATTGTTTCTCATAAAGCTACTATTAGGATTATGTTATGCTCTCTTTTAGGAATTGATATTGGACGTTATCGCGATCGCATCTCGATGCCTGTGGCTTCTGTGACAACGGTGACTTTAACGGATCGAGGTCCTCGTTTAGATACTTTGTGCGATCGCACCCATTTACGTCCAGAATTACACGCTAGAAAAGGAACTTAA
- a CDS encoding RtcB family protein: MAYKPLTLSTPKPVLSWAGHDLASQEMQMAKNVASLPFVFKHVALMPDVHLGKGALVGSVIATKDAIIPAAVGVDIGCGMCAIKTPFQANQLEGKLKKIRQEIEAIIPVGFNENKEVETKVTNWQGWRNFSDLHSGVQRLETKALKQMGSLGGGNHFIELCLDTDEQVWLMLHSGSRHIGNKLAECHIHTGKELAKLAGLKLPDPDLAYFVANTPEFDAYWRDLQWAQNYARFNRDVMMSRFKGIVEKYLAGGKPCKPLLKVNCHHNYAEKEIHFGEDVYVTRKGAVRATQEDYGIIPGSMGAKSFIVKGKSNHDSFCSCSHGAGRKMSRAKAKKEFDVADLIQQTEGIECRKDSGVIDEIPSAYKPIEEVMNQQTDLVEIVATLKQVICVKG, from the coding sequence ATGGCTTATAAACCTTTAACTTTATCAACTCCTAAACCCGTTTTGTCATGGGCTGGTCATGATTTAGCCAGTCAAGAAATGCAAATGGCGAAAAATGTGGCTTCTTTACCTTTTGTTTTCAAGCACGTTGCATTAATGCCTGATGTACATTTAGGAAAAGGGGCTTTAGTGGGTTCGGTTATTGCCACGAAAGATGCGATTATACCTGCGGCGGTGGGAGTTGATATTGGTTGTGGAATGTGTGCGATTAAAACACCTTTTCAGGCAAATCAATTGGAAGGAAAATTAAAAAAAATTCGTCAGGAAATAGAGGCAATTATCCCTGTAGGTTTTAATGAAAATAAGGAAGTAGAAACAAAAGTAACTAATTGGCAAGGATGGAGAAATTTTAGTGATTTACATTCAGGGGTGCAAAGATTAGAAACTAAAGCCCTTAAACAAATGGGGTCTTTAGGAGGAGGAAATCACTTTATTGAATTATGCTTAGATACCGATGAGCAAGTATGGTTAATGTTACATTCTGGTTCTCGTCATATTGGCAATAAACTGGCAGAATGTCATATTCATACAGGGAAAGAGTTGGCTAAATTAGCAGGTTTAAAACTTCCTGATCCTGATTTAGCTTATTTTGTGGCGAATACTCCCGAATTTGATGCTTACTGGAGAGATTTACAATGGGCTCAAAACTATGCCCGTTTTAATCGGGATGTGATGATGAGTCGCTTTAAAGGTATTGTTGAAAAATACTTAGCAGGAGGTAAACCTTGTAAACCTTTACTAAAGGTTAATTGTCATCACAACTATGCAGAAAAAGAAATTCATTTTGGTGAAGATGTTTATGTTACCCGCAAAGGTGCTGTAAGGGCAACTCAAGAGGATTATGGTATCATACCTGGTTCAATGGGAGCAAAGTCCTTTATTGTCAAAGGTAAGAGTAATCATGACAGTTTTTGTAGTTGTAGTCATGGGGCAGGAAGAAAAATGTCTCGGGCGAAAGCAAAAAAAGAATTTGATGTTGCCGATTTAATTCAACAAACTGAAGGTATTGAGTGCCGTAAGGATAGTGGGGTTATTGATGAAATTCCTAGTGCCTACAAACCCATTGAAGAAGTAATGAATCAGCAAACCGATTTAGTGGAAATCGTGGCTACCTTAAAGCAAGTTATTTGTGTTAAAGGATAA
- the recA gene encoding recombinase RecA gives MATSTMAQNPDKEKALNLVLNQIERSFGKGSIMRLGDAAKMKVETISSGALTLDLALGGGLPKGRIIEIYGPESSGKTTLALHAIAEVQKAGGIAAFVDAEHALDPTYSAALGVDIDNLLVAQPDNGESALEIVDQLVRSSAVDIVVVDSVAALVPRAEIEGEMGDLQVGLQARLMSKALRKVAGNIGKSGATVIFLNQLRQKIGISYGSPEVTTGGTALKFYASVRLDIRRIQTLKKGSEGEYGIRAKVKVAKNKVAPPFRIAEFDIIFGSGISRIGCLLDLAEKTNIVNRKGAWYSYEGDNIAQGRDNAVKYLEENLEIAEAIEEKVKAELEINNVSFGSSGDDSDDDNFDMDE, from the coding sequence ATGGCTACAAGTACAATGGCTCAAAACCCCGATAAGGAAAAAGCATTAAACCTCGTCCTCAATCAGATTGAGCGTAGTTTTGGCAAAGGCTCAATAATGCGTCTTGGAGATGCCGCAAAAATGAAGGTAGAAACCATCTCTAGCGGTGCTTTAACCTTGGATCTCGCCCTCGGTGGCGGTTTGCCTAAAGGTCGTATTATTGAAATCTATGGTCCTGAAAGCTCAGGTAAAACAACCCTTGCCCTTCATGCGATCGCAGAAGTTCAAAAAGCTGGTGGCATCGCCGCCTTTGTAGATGCAGAACACGCATTAGATCCTACTTACTCTGCCGCTTTAGGAGTGGACATTGACAATTTACTTGTAGCTCAACCTGACAACGGTGAATCTGCTTTAGAAATTGTCGATCAATTAGTACGTAGTTCCGCCGTAGATATTGTTGTAGTTGACTCCGTTGCCGCTCTTGTGCCTCGTGCAGAAATAGAAGGAGAAATGGGAGATTTACAAGTAGGCTTACAAGCTCGTTTGATGAGTAAGGCATTAAGAAAAGTTGCGGGAAATATTGGTAAATCTGGAGCAACAGTCATCTTTTTAAACCAACTACGTCAGAAAATCGGTATTAGCTACGGCAGTCCAGAAGTAACTACAGGAGGTACAGCTTTAAAATTTTATGCTTCTGTCCGTTTAGATATTCGTCGTATTCAAACCTTGAAAAAGGGTAGCGAAGGGGAATACGGAATTCGGGCAAAAGTAAAAGTGGCTAAAAATAAAGTTGCTCCACCTTTTCGCATAGCTGAATTTGACATTATTTTTGGGTCTGGTATTTCTCGTATTGGTTGTTTGTTAGACTTAGCCGAAAAAACCAACATTGTTAACCGAAAAGGGGCATGGTACAGCTATGAAGGTGATAACATTGCTCAAGGTCGAGATAATGCCGTCAAATACTTAGAGGAAAATCTCGAAATTGCCGAGGCCATTGAGGAAAAAGTCAAAGCTGAATTAGAGATTAATAACGTCAGTTTCGGAAGTTCAGGGGATGATTCCGATGATGATAATTTTGACATGGATGAGTAG